The genomic stretch GATGGTTGCCGCAATGGCCGAAGTGGTAATATTCACAACCGTATTACCGAAGAGAATCGCGGACAGCAGTTTCTCCGGGCTTGAAAGAAGATAGAGAACCCTTCGTCCCGATTCTGTTCTCCGAAGCCTTCTTCTCTGAAGCCTGTCAAGGCTGAAACAGGCGGTTTCACAGCCACTGAAAAATGCGGAAAGCAATAGAAGAATAACCAGAAATGCGTATTTCAGCAGTTACACCTCCCTAGCGCAGTTCAATATCATGCGAATCGATGGTAAACTCTTCTGTAAATGTTTTACTGAAATAGCCTTTGCTGGAATACAAGGGATGCAGAACAAGTTCCAGATCGTAATTTCCTCCTGGAACGGGAATACCTCTACTTGTGGTTCCTTCCCACCCTACATGAAACTCCCCTGCGGGATACCTGCCTTCGGCAAGTCGGTAAACAGGTTCTCCGTCGCCATCGTAGATCATGGCATCCACCCGCGCGGGTTCTGTAAGAGTACCGTTAACCTGAAGCCCCCGTCCTGTGGGCTCTATTTCCGGATTGATGATATCAGCACCAATCCAGAAGTATCTGGCCCCTTCTCCCTCAGCAGCGAAAACCTGTCCATAACGTTTCCAGATGGCCAATCCAGTGGGAAAACAGAATTCTCTGTCACCGGAACCTTCAGATCCGAAGCTGCAAAGGTAATCAATATTGTCTGTGAATTTGTGTATGGAACATGAAATGCTGTCGGTAACCCAGACGTTGCCCCAGAAATCGATGGCGGGATAGTTGAAATGTAACCCACCGCAGTCGGCAAGGTCAGCCTCTGCGAGGATTTCGCCCTGCGCCAGCTTAACTATGGAAGAAGCATCCTCGGTAATAACAATTACGAATTTTTCATCATTATGAAACCACGTCTCATCACGCACAGCATCCACTCCCGTTGGGGAGTCAATTTCAATTATCTCAGGCAGCGTATCGGAAAGTGAACTGAAAATATAAAGCCTGTCCGCCGCACGATCGGTAACATAAATTCCTCCTGCTCCGTCCAACGCTACATCCCATGGTTCCTGAAAATCACCGTAGAGCTGCCCATCCGGAACAAGCCTGGAACCGTTCCGCCTTAGAATCACAATTCTCCGGTTGCCTGTATCGGCGACAAGAACAAGGCCCGAGGGATCAGCGGCAATACCGTGAGGCTGAAGCAGTCCGCCCGATCCCGATCCGTTTTCACCGTACAAACCCAGGGTATACATACTCGCGTTGTAAATAATGTGGCCGCTGCCTGAATTCACTCCGTATACGGCAAGTTCGTCATCGTCGGAAGTACCGGGTTCATCCCATTCCTCAAGTTTTACACACGCCATCCCCTGGGGATTATCGAATCTCACCAGCCCTCCAAGAAGCATCGAAAGCTGTTCGGTTCCTGCTCTGTAAATACCCATGCAATGCCCGAATGGCGGATATACAAGTGTAGTTGGGACATTTGGCTCAACAAAGTAACCTGTAACGATCATCAATAGCGCAAGTATCATATTCATCGCCTTTCGTATATCCAGGCAGACCTTTGAACCTTCTTAACATACATTCTGGTTTCTCTGTAGGTTATCTGTTCAATATACAGTTCAGGATCAACAGGATTCCATCCATGCATATCCACCCATCTTGTCGCGTTACCCGGGCCTGCATTGTAGGCCGCGAGGAACAAAGGATTTTCACCACTGAAATTTTCCAGCTGCCTGTTTATGTACAGTGCCCCGTACGGAAGTGATGCAGCGGGATTGAAGAAATCGTCATCTTCAAGATACGGAAGGCCATACCATCGGGCAACATCGTAGGCTGTACCGGGCATAAGCTGAACCACTCCCCTGGCTCCCGCTCTTGAAACCACCATGCGGTCGAAGTAACTCTCTTCCCTCATTATTCCCTGCAACACATCCGCTTTGAGAGTAAGGGAATCTGTCGCCGCTATCGCAAGCTGCCTGTAAGGCGATGGAAAGTAAAAGCACAGAAGAGAATCCGGAAGCATTACGTTCGATGATTCCCTCAGGTCCGTATCAAGGGCACGGATCGTTCTTAGTACAGATCCGTGACGCCCCATAAGTGACAGTGCTGCCACCCTTGCGGAAGGAGAACCGAATGAGCCCTGCGAGAGCATCTCCACCGCTGGAACCCCGAATCCAGCGATTGTCATTTCAACGGCCAGCGAACATGCGTCGTCCGCAATCATATCAATCTCTGGCACTGGGAACCCGTTACTTCTTCGGATTCCAAGCCTGTCCGTGGCCAGTATTCCGTAGAACTCCCAGGGATGCTCCTCCGCAACCACATGAAGAAGTGAATCTCTTCGGTCTTCTCTTCCGAGTTCACCGGCCAGCCTGGCTCTCCAGAAAAGCATCTCATCTCTCCAGTAACCGGCGGGCCATTGTTCGCACGCATGGGTCCAGAGTGAGTCTGCCTCGATAAACCTCTCTGACATGTAGAGGGAAAACCCTCCACGCCAGTGAGCCCTTTCGTCGCCTTCCCATGAACCTGAAGTTCTAAGTGAAGTTAAATAAGCTTCGGCAGCATTGTTCCACTCCTGCTCACAGTCGTAGTATTTACCAGCGTTGTAAGCAGCTTCCCTTGCCTGCGGATGCTCCGGGAATCTGACAGAGAATTCCAGATAGGCCGGGTAATAATCTCTTCCACGGTTGTCGGAATCTTTCAACGCGTGGGCTCTAAAAAGAGCGGCCCTTGCCCTGACTGAATCTGGAGCTCCATCGCTTACAGTGTCGACGAGTTGAAACAGCTCATCGAACATCTCCCCTTTTAATAGAACAGCCATATTTGTACCTGCCCTGTGCCACGAGTCTCCTCTGCTGGAATACTCTATTGCGAGATCAATATCATCGGATTTTAAAAGACAGTCAACGATATCCCATCGGGGACTGTATTCTCCGGGATAACGCTGCAGAATTTCCTCCACAGCAATAGAACAGGCTTCGCAGCTGGCCTCCAAAGCATCTTCCCAGAACCTGAGAGAACCGTAATCAGCCATAGCCTGCATTTCCAGGAGCAGAAGCGCGCTTCCAGCCGTATGCGAAATCGAATCGAGTATTTCATTCAGCCAGGGACCCGCTGTATCCGAGGATGCCTCAAGTTCTCTCAACAGAACATCCCTCACCGATGGGAATAGAAGTTCGTACTCAGCGAGATAATACAGTTGAGTCGGAGAAAGGCTGCCCGGCTCGGCGGTATGCGCCATAACGAAAGCGTCGCATGGGCCTGAAATATCCGGAATATGAATCCTGGTCTTCACGGAATCTATTTCCCATGACAGCCATCTGTATAACGTTGATTGTTCGGAAGATACATATGCAATAGCGATCTCCGGAGTTCCGGCAAGATCCAGAGCTGATACCTTCCATCCCGTAAGAGGGCCGAAACCCTCCAGTTCGAGGCTGTCAAGAAGGTTTACGAACTCATTCTCCATCGCCCTGCCATGGTACAACCCCAGCATTCTGAACAGAACCTCATCCTGAAGCGATGAATCCGCGCTCAGCACGAACAGAAGAGAATCACGCACGGTGTGGAACTCACCTGCCAGGTAGAGAGAATCCACATTCGAAAAAACACACTTTCTGATTTCCTCCACCGGTTCTGGAATGGGCATCTCTTCTTCGTGAACACGGTTGCAGGACAGCACTGTCAGAATTACTGCTGAGGAATACAGAAGTGGTTTCAATTGAAAAGCCCCAAATAAATCCACGAATTAGCCATTACATGCTTCACGTAACCCCTGGTCTCTGTCAGCGGAATCTGCTCTATGAAAAGTTCAGGATCACCCTCCTCAAGGGGAAACTCCTCCATCCATTTTGAAGCGTTTCCAGGGCCCGCATTGTAGGCGGCAAGAGCAAGAACCAATGATCCGTTAAACGCCGAATATTGCCTGGCAAGGTATAGAGACCCGTACTGTATGGATTTCTCAGGAACGAAAAAATCGGATCCTGACAGTACCGGTAAGCCGTACCATCTTGCTATATCGCCCGCGGTGCCGGGCATAAGCTGGATCAAGCCTGATGCTCCCACCCATGACCTTGCCCACCTGTTGAAATAGCTTTCCTGGCGCATCAGTGCTGTTACGATCTCAGGTGAAATATCCATTCCATCTACCGTACTCGAGGTTAACTCACTGTAAGGCGCGGGGAAGTAGAAACACAGAATACTGTCCGGAAGCGTCCCGAGGTTCCCGTCTCTTAGCTGAAAATCCCATTCGCGAAGTAAAGCCAGTGACTTCCGGTACTCACCCATAAGTGAAAGGGCTGCGCCTCTGGTTCCCGCATCACAGAACTCTGTTTCGTATAACATTTCAGAAGCCATCGAACCGTACCCGCGGGACATCATATCAACGGCTTCCGCAGTTACATAGTTATCGAGCAGACCGATCTGCGAAGTTTCGATGTTCAGACAACGTGAACCAGTTCTCGCAGCGGCAAGAAGTCCGTAAAATTCCCAGGGGAACCTTTCTGCGGTCTCGCGGAGAAGTGCATTCTCCCTC from Candidatus Aegiribacteria sp. encodes the following:
- a CDS encoding CNNM domain-containing protein, encoding MLSAFFSGCETACFSLDRLQRRRLRRTESGRRVLYLLSSPEKLLSAILFGNTVVNITTSAIAATI
- a CDS encoding lytic transglycosylase domain-containing protein produces the protein MKPLLYSSAVILTVLSCNRVHEEEMPIPEPVEEIRKCVFSNVDSLYLAGEFHTVRDSLLFVLSADSSLQDEVLFRMLGLYHGRAMENEFVNLLDSLELEGFGPLTGWKVSALDLAGTPEIAIAYVSSEQSTLYRWLSWEIDSVKTRIHIPDISGPCDAFVMAHTAEPGSLSPTQLYYLAEYELLFPSVRDVLLRELEASSDTAGPWLNEILDSISHTAGSALLLLEMQAMADYGSLRFWEDALEASCEACSIAVEEILQRYPGEYSPRWDIVDCLLKSDDIDLAIEYSSRGDSWHRAGTNMAVLLKGEMFDELFQLVDTVSDGAPDSVRARAALFRAHALKDSDNRGRDYYPAYLEFSVRFPEHPQAREAAYNAGKYYDCEQEWNNAAEAYLTSLRTSGSWEGDERAHWRGGFSLYMSERFIEADSLWTHACEQWPAGYWRDEMLFWRARLAGELGREDRRDSLLHVVAEEHPWEFYGILATDRLGIRRSNGFPVPEIDMIADDACSLAVEMTIAGFGVPAVEMLSQGSFGSPSARVAALSLMGRHGSVLRTIRALDTDLRESSNVMLPDSLLCFYFPSPYRQLAIAATDSLTLKADVLQGIMREESYFDRMVVSRAGARGVVQLMPGTAYDVARWYGLPYLEDDDFFNPAASLPYGALYINRQLENFSGENPLFLAAYNAGPGNATRWVDMHGWNPVDPELYIEQITYRETRMYVKKVQRSAWIYERR